GACGATGCTTCGCCAACCACTGACCCCCCTGCCTCCTGACTGAGTATCCCTTTATTGGTAGCAAATGTGCTCTGCACATTTGAGGGCGGCTGTATAAAAGGCCGGGACTTTTATTTAGTTATACTTCCGGTGAAATATCTTGATCTCGTCATTGTGTTTCCTAATTCACCTACCTGTTCTAGAAACGGAGCTGTCCACGCTTGGCAGGCTCCGAGTTAAAGTTTAGAATTACCTTTTAAGTGAAGTTGCCTTTAGTTTCCAAGTCTTCATGGTACATTCCCTCACAGTCAATGATGAAACGTAAGTCATGCTGTTGAATTTGTGTCTATTTCCGTTTCTGTTTGCTTGTTGTAAATCCGTATGTATGCTAAGTTAGTCAGGATATTCTCTGAATATATTGTGTAGCATACATTTCCTAATGTGCCTAAAATGTGTTGAGTATAATGCCTACACGTATCTAAGTTGCATGTTATTAGCGTTTTAGCACTATTTGCCTCGTTGTTGTTTGAGAATACTTCGGGTAAAAGTTTTCCTTCGTCCTCGTGAGATTCACGTGTACTCGTTCTAACTGCGCTACCTCTTTGGCCACTAGGAGGCTCCAGAGACTGTATAATGTCTGCTCAATGACTGAGCTGTCTTTCCTATGAGAAATCACCAGTGTTTATGTTGTATTGGTGGTGTGACTCAGGCACTTATCTGTTAATGTAACTGCAGATccttatttgtattttatagtgccttatttctattttttcttgttTCCCTTTCCTTTTCAGACTGTGTCTggatttgtgtatttgtgaatataTGTGAATTTGGACCTGAGCTATTTGAGAACCTTTAAGAATACAAGTCAATAATTACACCCCATCGTCTCCTCATCATTCCTCTACCTGGCATTCTAACCGATGCCCCATCTTGGATAACTCCTAACACCTAAAACGAACCAGCTATCCCTGTAGCCTCCCCAATATGAACGATTTTCATAggttgttgcgttcaatcttacccagctacagaggtgctatttcctgattggctattatggcccctttcttttttccttgtttttttattggctggtaagtgacaggctcgagtCATGACTAAAGCAGGCACCTGTGAATGATTATCCTTAATTCATCAGAgtcatcagatagcctagtcatataggtagacattcagtgtgtttgaactaattaatttgataatattttccatctttgcaaaggaaaagttttgtgtaaagggaattaaaggcctgtctaatatagacgcctgtctctaatactagccggtgcagtttggcgatttgggaaaataaaagccctggctattatttggagttttacggtagATACTACATACATGTGTGgtataatgaataattggtaattaggccaCAATGGTTTAACCTAATCACAaccagctaatgtgagaaccaACCAGCAATGAAGCTCACAGCATTTTAGTGACATATTGCTGAAGTGTCAGTCCTGGTGTGAAGCCCTCCTTGTGTGAAGACTTTGCAGGTAAAGACAAGCAAGTTTAAGGTcttttttattcattatttCTATTTCAGCATAAGATGCTCAATTTAATCCTCTCAGAATAGCCTTGAGCATTCCTGATGGacccaaacaaacaataaatggAGGTACAGCACGTCAAACTGATTCTACCTACCGAAACCCAAACTTGTCGATAGCCACAGAAAGGTGCCTTGGTTGACTGTAGCACTTGTAGAAGTTTCGGTCGTCCATGGGGATGATGTCCACGTCACTGAAGACGAAGCACCCGTAGTCATACTGCTTCCGGGCTTCTGCATAGCCCACGTTCATCAACTTGCCCCGGTTGAATGTCGTTTCTCCATActgcaatgacacacacacacccacccacacacacacaaacatgcatgttcTCTTATCTCTTGCATAATTATGTCTGTATGTGAAACACAATTCACAGCAaatcactcttttttttttcaaaatcagaGACCTGCACCCCTCAGAGTTGAGTTGTAATCTACTGCCATAGATAAACATAGTATACTGAagccgacaaaaaaaaaaaaaatgtcatggaACAGGCTAGTTTTGAATAAAACACAACCTTATTGTGTTCAAATGGTCATTCCAATTGAGCAAtccattttttctttttgaatcACATAATGTAAGCATAATatatactaaaaataaaagagggATTGTCACATAATTACTAAACCACATAAAATCAAATTAAACAaactcatgtttttctttcaaacaCAATGTATTACATTGAACTGACATATTATACCACAGCAATGAATATATCCAACAGAATCATGTAAGATCAATGTGAACCACCGAAGTACTGGCAGCTGGCAGTCaaactgatatatatatatctaggGGGAATCGTTTGCCAAACCCAAACTTCAAAACAGCAGCGTTCAGAACTCGGACCAAAGTACAGTAGCCTTGATGTTGCCGCTCCCTTGTGTTACCGACAAGATCTGCTTTACGAAAAATATTCAAATTAAAAACCCACGCAAGCTACATATTAATTTGAAGACAGTTAAAGAAaaagttcggtgtgatattgacctaaagtgtgttgaaacatgataccaagtgtgaCCTTTTgtctcatctcggcttgtcccctgcactccgataTCTGGTGCTAGGTAGCCGATggtaccaacaggttttcaatgggggtgccatgggcatcgggctagccatgcaaataaatcactgttttacaccatttacgaggttcaaagtagctccacacttcattggtagacttccgagggccctgacatttaaaacgagacattgagaactttgaaaaaacactggtagtttatttacaagacgatttatacagacagtaccttcaggaagtttaccgttcacTGGCGTCTTGAATTtagcagagccggacagtaatggAGTACATTTTTTGAGTACAGAACTTGAGTACAGTatttgagtacaattttgagggatctgtactttactcgagtataatttttggggagtactcatgacttaactcaagtacatttaagagacaaatattgtactctttactccactacatttctatccataacggTGAGTACCCGTTAggctacttcttctaaaaaaaaaaaaaagaaaagaaaaatctcggaaaccttcaatttgttgtttccctctcaaacgtgattgggtTGTGCAGGCAACACTGATTGGggcagcctatcagcaatcaccttcagctttccgccaagcatggtcagatttagataagagacgaaaccatggacgaaacaatggatgaagacgcagcaggtccatcccgggaatgtgccaacccgtggccccacctcgccagactatttaaattttctgaacaTGTTAATGATagttcaagtgtttcaattacaaaatattattttatatttgaaatacgtattttaaatacatgtattagaaatactgcccatccctggcaacaatTAGTAATTAGTCAAAGAGCCAttgcattctgtgtaatatagaggttaacAAAGATTgaaatttcttttaaaatatacattttggagacaaatggagtcataccaCAGGTCTATGTCCAGgaatggattactgaatgggcctactgggcccaagagctcagggggccctgaagcccaagtgTGTGCAGTTGCTTCgtctccacccttctcttctctttccacaaaactcagcagaagtcatcatttaaagggtcatttttaaaaaaaggcggttttgatttttaataatatttttgcatggcaggaaatgtattgaaattcttgacatcatgactacggccttgcCCTGAACATGTATAGATCATATAACCATGGGCGTTCAAACATACAGTAgtaaaacataataaaaaccAGTCAAACATAATAAAACGTCTAGCTCATTACCTGATTGATGACATAGATGCCATAGTCCAGCTGCTGTCTCTGCAGGATGGGATGGAGGTAGTAGAGCCAGTACTTGAGGTGGAACTCACGGTGTCTGAAGGGGATGATGACGGCTACCTTCTGCCGGGCAATGCAGTCTCTGGGCCACCAGCGACCCCCTTCCACGACCTCAGAGTTGTCTTTCTGCATTATCTCTAATTGTATTGGGTGTGTGAAATTTATGTTCATTGGACCCACTagcagagaaggagggagagacaaaAGTTTACTGGGTCAGAGATCgctttgaaagagagagactaaaaCTAATTCATCTCTTACTTTAGTTCCTTTTATACTCATCTCACAGGCTACTCTATCTGTAATGTTTTTGGCACACAAAGGTTGAtttgttggtgatgttttgttgtgttgtgttgtccttCATCGTGTTGTGCATTGTTCCATAGGTTAGTTATTGGCCACTGTGGAAAATTACCTACCTACAGCACAATGAATACAACACCTCTCCTGTGTTTATCTGAAATGGTTGAtttgttggtgatgttttgttgtgttgGCCATTCGGGCTACTGGAAGCACATGTGACACATGTATCAAGACACAAGaaaaatggcccatccaacagcaatatatagtatgcggcatgtcattggggttatcaagtgggcaccgcCATTCACcaatgtttcgttaagttaggtccacgacacctcatgaaggcttaacagtgaaaccagcgtcctggagacactcccctccatgctgccaccacattgaaatatccaatacccaaaatactctgaaccagcccaggcatggtcaaggttggctaggttggtccgtcccgttgatgtggactgaaccatagccataaaacccctggccaaccaaccatcaacataggcacagcccatcacaaacacaaaacaaattagccagttagcttaggccccatcacaaacacaaaacaaattagccagttagcttacgccccatgttgccaccatattaccacaataAACTAATACCCTTAAgagaccgttcgttatttataaacggggtcaccggagggattttgagtgcttcaatcaaaagttgcatgaccctcccctgcctgcaagaaTTTTTTCAACGACCCTTCAGCAGTcttttcaaaaaagacatggCCCTCCCCGGCCAATTGTCGATACCTTCCGCCCACGCTATAAAAcgctatgaaaacacatcgACTTAAGCTATTGTTCTAAACtaaccctctgctttctgatattacacatcacactttaccaagatggtggccatttcagtagatttactcactaacattgttgtggaaacacaataagcatggaaactaaatgcacacttcctgcaactgcatttgcctacttgaaataagttactcctccAGTAAGTAttcatacatgaaataaaacaataaaacattgagaccattcaacaaagcacactgggtaataacaaattcaacacacaaacttgttgctatggactcgtctctaggcttcctcagtcattgtaaagctgccaaagctgaacattatccaaaactcaatttctcagacgagcgtcaatgccaacatgccaactttttccgggtttaggcCTATATTCCGGGttatatcccatattactgtaatactctcataacattagtcctgcattctggcctgtctctgtgttgtcctgttgttaccccttgcccttccagagaaacatatgcattcaaatcatcgttttgcttgcttgaatgtgaactcagagtgatgttaacctacagtaggcctatttaagttaacaacGTGGTTGTCattgagagcacgattcattggcttgcagtgttggccgtaggctatgtctaCGTCGCATCTGCCAGGCTAAGAGCCAAAAatcccctgtatattcactccaagttggcctaccataacttaccaactctacactgtagaccataaactggctatttatatgaccaatgtatttgttcaactttatgaagcagaattacgcgaCTGCTACTTGGGCGTAACAcattttgttggcaggagagagaatgacagcgatgaacaaattgcacttgttgctggttaccaataaatagggcctactatatatttttttgcaaacaacaacaacagagctGTCTgagagacagcaaagctagagatgggcaggaacaaggtcaattggtagaaatgcttgtcaaaacgttaggagctggatgtgtggatgaatgaagcacaagtatgctttataagcatgcacactgtttaaagttagactaggctacacggtaaaccaaagttaaatttagcttttttagggctggataaagttgaccaaatggatataggctgttaggcgtgaataaagtaggctactttgttgctccaacccttccaacgttaatggggacggatgttgacattttccattatttttgcggagaaacccggaaatctcccttattttcattgttcaatgttgacagagctatggaacgaaagagaacgttatatggtgacagaaatcaacaatcaaataagccactttgattttttgctgttttcattaatacaaaagatggatgaccccccctcctagacaaaaaaaagttaggtgaccctcccctcaacaaagaataaaaagacatgaccctcccctattttcctccggtggccccgtttataaataactaACAGTCCCTAACCAAACTAGACATGGTctaggttggctaggttggtccgtcccgttgatgccgactgaaccataaccataacaaacGCTAGCCAACCGCCATCAACCcaggcacagcccatcacaaacacaaaacaaattagccagttagcttatgccccatgctgccaccatattaccacaacaaacatccaaatacccttaaccaacctaggcatggtctaagttggctaggttggtccgtcccgttgatgcggactgaaccCCTACGAAAAAATGAACTGTAAAATTTCACAGTAAAACAATTAAATTTACAGTTCAACTTAAATTTGTTATAGTTCTACCATTGCCTTTACAGTTCGACCATGAATATATCATAACTTGACTATGAACTCTCCCATTACTATGAATGTCATGGTCGCACATCTGATGCAGACTTTAAAGTTTACAGATAATAAGTAAAGATGATGATTGACTGCAATTTGTTTATAGTCAGACTGAGGTTTTCATAATTATGAGGTTTACTATAAAGTTTACAGTTCAACTAAACATTTTCAACTTCAAAAGTAAATCACATTTCTGGGATAATACCAGACTGtatgaaataaaacatgaattccCTCTTTTTATATCCTTCACATTCCTGTGCTACCTCATTCCTGTGCTTCCTAGGCTACTTTTAAGCCTATGCCATGTTTGATGTGGTCATcaaataggctatgtttacttaCTCAGATGTTAGGCTACTTGTATCGACTAAAGTTTAACAAcatgacagaaaaacaaacttgATTAAAGAACACAGTGTCATCCATTATCACTTATCATGAACACATTAAAAGCGGTCATGGTTGAACTGTTAAAGATCCATAAGTTGACAGTGTTA
This window of the Alosa alosa isolate M-15738 ecotype Scorff River chromosome 7, AALO_Geno_1.1, whole genome shotgun sequence genome carries:
- the LOC125297230 gene encoding beta-1,4-galactosyltransferase 1-like isoform X3, whose amino-acid sequence is MNINFTHPIQLEIMQKDNSEVVEGGRWWPRDCIARQKVAVIIPFRHREFHLKYWLYYLHPILQRQQLDYGIYVINQYGETTFNRGKLMNVGYAEARKQYDYGCFVFSDVDIIPMDDRNFYKCYSQPRHLSVAIDKFGFRLPYMQIFGGVTALSLEQFTKINGYPNNYWGWGGEDDDVSQRVSMRGMSISRPDGQTGRCRMIKHHSEAHNEPNPKRFDNLRLTGQTINSDGLSSLQYRVISVEKNPLYTNVTVDIGSP
- the LOC125297230 gene encoding beta-1,4-galactosyltransferase 1-like isoform X2, with amino-acid sequence MGPMNINFTHPIQLEIMQKDNSEVVEGGRWWPRDCIARQKVAVIIPFRHREFHLKYWLYYLHPILQRQQLDYGIYVINQYGETTFNRGKLMNVGYAEARKQYDYGCFVFSDVDIIPMDDRNFYKCYSQPRHLSVAIDKFGFRLPYMQIFGGVTALSLEQFTKINGYPNNYWGWGGEDDDVSQRVSMRGMSISRPDGQTGRCRMIKHHSEAHNEPNPKRFDNLRLTGQTINSDGLSSLQYRVISVEKNPLYTNVTVDIGSP